Part of the Nicotiana sylvestris chromosome 2, ASM39365v2, whole genome shotgun sequence genome, gcaaccagtgccatatttggaacaagcttttcaccaagctgatatgatatgggggactgcagaagaggaagcactagctgggttgaaaaatttgttcttggaggatgaggacatgggttgcagtgccataattgaggaggaggaggaaaaagGCCTCACTATTTAAACTGTAAAAAAGGGAGccattctcaggaactggaccaccacaccatcccgagcccgccgagtccctgggtagcttggcagaatttacttctatagccattctaggcatgtAAGATTTCcttcaattttgttttaagattcacttgttttaaaataaatgctcgatgatgatttttcagttttaatcaaatgcatttgctctttattattcactactatctttacactttttctttctacaacgttattattacttttcctgatgaaccagtgaatGTGACATGTattgaggcaacgcaacatgagaatagtgattcagataaagaagatgagatacccgaggaaattgtcagggaggttgaaaattttgagaataagcctaagtccaatctggacgagactgaggtagtaaatttgggagatgccgAGGCCATCAAGGAGACTTGCATcaacattcacttgtcaccaacagataaggaagagtacattcgcttcctaaaagagtatgaggatattttcgcatggtcatatgatgacatgaccaacttgagcacatctatagtggctcacaagttgcctactaatcccatgtgtccgccagtcaaACAGAAACTCCGAAAGTTTAAACCAGACataagcctgaaaatcaaggaagaagttacgaagcagatcaaagccaaagttctcaggttggttgagtacccaacctggttagctaacatcgtgctagttccgaagaaggatgggaaggtcagagtatgtgttgactatcgggatttaaacaaagcaagtcccaaggacgacttcccactgccaaatatacacatcctgatcgataattgcaccaagcatgaactccaatcctttgtagattgcttcatgGGTTattaccagatttggatggatgaaaaagatgcagaaaagatagctttcatcacaccgtggggtgtgtattgttacaagatgatgccattcagtctaaagaatgctggggccacttacatgagagccatgacaactatcttccatgacatgatccataaagaaatagagatgtatgtggacgacgtcattatcaaatccaaaagggccgcagatcacatagcggacctgagaaagttctttgacaggctaaggaggtacaatttgaaactaaatcccgcaaagtgtgccttcggagttCCTGCAGggaagttattgggattcatcgctAGCCGTTGAGGGATCAAGTTAGATCTGtccaaagtcaaggctattcaggagttacagCCACGTAGGAGCAAAagggacgtgatgagcttcctaggaagtctcaactatatcagccacttcatagcacagtccatagtcatatgtgaacccatcttcaagatacTAAGGAAAGATGCAAGttggacagaggattgtcagaaagcttttgacaagatcaaggagtacatgTTCataccaccagttctggtcccgccagaaccaggacaacctttgctactctacctatctgtgttggatggagctttcggatgtGCTTTGGGaaaacatgacgagacagggagaaaggagcaagccttatattacttgagcaagaagttcacaccttatgaagcacggtactctctgctggaacgcacttgttgtgctttgacctagacaactcagaaattgaggcattacttctgtgcctatactacataccctcatatccaggatggaccctctgaagtacatattcgagaaacccatgccgactggaaagttggccaagtggcagatactgttaagtgagtttgatatcgtctatgtgacccaAAAGGCGGTTAAGGACaaacattggcagatcaccttgctgaaaacccagtgggaggagaatacgaacctttgaaaacatattttcctgatgaagaagtgtcattcataggggaagacattaccaaagcatatgacggttggaggatgttctttgatggagctgcaaattttaaaggagtaggcattggagcagttttggtatcagaaacgggtcagcattatccggtatctgctaaactcagatttccctgcaccaacaacatagcagagtatgaagcctgtatactAGGGCTTAACATggtagtcgacatgaacattcaggagctgtTGGTGATCGACGATTCAGATTTTCTTGTGCACcaagtacaaggagagtgggccaccaagaattccaagatactaccatatctgcaccatgtgcaggaattgagaaagaggttcacgaagatagaattccgacatgtgcccagaattcagaatgagtttgccgatgcattggccaccttgtcatctatgatacaacatccagataagaattatattgatcccattccggtgggGATCCATAATCAACCGACATATTGTGCTCATAttgaagaagaaacggatggaaagccttggttccacgacatcaaggagtatttgtcaaagggagaatatctggagcatgcaaaccacactcagaaatgcacactccggagattgtccaaccacttcttccacaacggaggaaacttgtacaggagaactcctgatttgggtttgctaagatgtgtcgacgcaaaagaagcttcAAAACTGCTTGAGGACGTACATACTGGGACCTGTAGcctgcacatgaatggttttgtcttggctaagaagatacttagggccggttacttttggatgaccatggaaacatattgcatccagtatgtccgcaaatgctttcaatgccaggtgcatgccgatatgataataGTGCCGCCAAacaagctcaatgcaacaagctcaccttggccattcactgcttggggaatggatttTATTGGTttgattgagcccactgcttcaaacagacacaggtttattctggtagccattgattacttcacaaaatgggtagaggctgcatcatACAAGGctataaccaagaaagttgtTTGTCAAGGATTGAATTGTTTGCCGATTCAGTGTTCTCGAATCCATTGTCACTGATAATgttgccaatctcaacagtgatttgatgaaagctatgtgtgaaactttcaaaatcaagcacaagaattctacagcctacatacctcagatgaatggagctgtagaaccCGCCAACAAAaaaatcaagaagatactaaggaagatggtagagaaccacaagcagtggcatgagaagctaccttttgctttattgggataccgcactatgaTTCGTACATCAATCAGGGcgactccctacatgttggtttatggtacagaggctgcCATCCCAGTTGGAGTAGAGATTCCTTATTTGAGAGTCATACAAGAAACTGAACTCTGCGATGCAAAGTGGACAAGGAgtcactatgaacaattggccctcatCGATAGAAAGAGGATGAATGTAGTGTGTCACgtccaactttatcagaacagaatgtctagagctttcaacaaaaggatcAAACCGAGGCGATTTGCACCAGGTCAGTTGGTACTGAAGaggatcttcccacatcaagatgaagccaaagggaaattatctcccaactggcaaggttcgtacatggttcatagggtgcTGATAGggggagcactcatacttgcagaaatggatggagaaatctaaccaaaaccaatcaattcagacgcagtcaagagatactatgcttagattatttacatttcctcatctgatataattgaactacgcttgacctgattcccgtttaagaggggatacgtaggaagacttatgggttcggtcatatcagaataaaattttcatttcccccaaataTTAGAagctggggaagaattttgaggaggacccttaaaattccggagcaagtccagccaacgtcATCGCATGTCAGACGGTCAGGaatcggttaagaaactggggcagaattttgagaaggattctcaaaattccggacaAGGTTCAGCAAGGCATATCATCTACCAACGGTcaaaaatcatctaccaaactgtggcagaattttaaggaggaccctcaaaattccataagagagttgcaatgcctttgagacgtGTTacggtcactagttcatcaaaaattacttaatatatcaatacgtttctaaaaaccctctatttttatcaataattacatatttttgaaaactctatttctATAACAATCAGGTgttacctaggggaactcgaaaggggCTTCCAGgatggagcaaagcaaggccagtgGACAGAAGCACGAACCACAAAACTTACAACTTTTCTTTGAACGTAGGAACATTTGACGTAACGGTAGAGCTCACAAACAtatatacacaaagcaaattcactatcCATCTGGCCATCAGACACTGAATATATCTACAGCTAAGACAtgcactactcttatttgctactcgctctttgcataggactaatccctgtcccccatatttgcatgaggctaatccttgcctccacatttgcatgaggctaatccttgcctccatacttacatgaggctaatctttgcctccatacctgcatgaggctaatccctgcctccctacttgcatgaggctaatccttgcctccatacctacatgaggctaatccttgcctccctacttgcatgaagctaatccctgcctccctacttgtataaggctaatccatccctccatacttgcatgaggctaatccttgcctccatacctgcatgaagctaatccctgcctccacagttgcatgaggctaatccctgcctccatacttgcatggggctaatccttacctccatacctgcatgaggctaatccttgcctccatagtTTCATAAGGCTAATCTATGCCTCCAtagttgcatgaggctaatccttgcctccatacttgcatgaggctaatccttgcctctatacctgcatgaggctaatccttgtctccatacctgcatgaggctaatccttgcctccatacttgcatgaggctaatacttgcctccatacctgcatgaggctaatcctttcctccatacttgcatgaggctaatccctgcctccatacctgcatgaggctaatccctgcctccctatttgcatgaggctaatccttgcctccatacttgcataaggctaatccttgcctccatacatgcatgaggataatccctgcctccctatttaaatgaggctaatccctacctccctatttgcatgaggctaatccatgcctccgtacttgcatgaggctaatccttgccttcatatttgcatgaggctaattccttgcctccatatttgcatgaggctaatcccttgcctccctatttgcatgaggctaatcgctgcctccatatttgcatgaggctaatccctgcctccacattctcatgggactaagcactgtcctttttcgcacaaattttgctctatttctagcactatctatttgctttccgATCGGGCTAAGCTccgccctccatttcacaagactaccttgtcttgttaacatcattacTGCATattatgggctgaaatatcgccaatctatccgaaggcgtcacagtctaaaggcatcatcctcatagccgaaagacaccatgccatggcctgaggatctctcaaatttgcatatcattattcaaaagcgtcatggttcggaggcaccattttcatggcccgagaacatcatttcatggcctgcgaatccctcactaaacaattcatggtccaagacatcatggtctaaggacgtcatctttaaccgttgaaagacaactttcatggtccaaaaaGAATTTGCATCATGCTTAAATTTTCgtaaatacatgtttgtagcatcttttatctgccgGTAACCAGTAAgaaaccgctatcctagcaggagcgatcttGCTTCAGTTCCTTCAACTGTCCCAAACCTTAACCGCTTCCGCATCGcatgtccgttcttgcaataatttcatcggcatattccgccgatgaATCCAGAGCTACACATGGACTAATTTCTATAAaaccaggatatgtaggcaactcgaagacCAGAGTCCAGCCTTTGTCTTTCAAAATATTTCGcccgatcaaaattggccattatttctttacccgaaaactctttcatccttcccgggtaaagaggggcagctgttgataaccaatttttctctatatatttttaatatatataaatactttcaaaatagcacatatgcatatataagcatgcataagcatttttataattttttctataattttaaagacttcaaattgatttatttcctccatttttactcataaaatctccaataactatccttcaaattattttgtggtaatttagccatctaaattctgtatttataccaaaatattgttaaaatatttttagtgcatattttataattgcatttgcattttaaagctaatttgcatatatttgcaatactagccctattaatgcataattacatttatatgcataaaatgatcttctatattttaaaatgttaaatagctattttaaatcattttagtacacaaaattaattttttagaaattatttgttatttattataaattatataaggttaaattggctatttaaaacttagccaaattgtatttcaatttcagcctcaaTTCAACCCAATACCCTAGCCTAATTTTGGATCAAATTACTCGACCCAGGCCCTAAATAAACCTACCCAACCCAAGATCCCATCAGATCATGGCTGTTGATCTCGGCCCTCGTTAAaacttaccttttttaattccaaacgacccccaaccctaatcattttctATGCACCCGCTgccctaaaatcctctctgctctcaaaacactctcaacctaaccctaatcttcaaACGCCGACCTCCCATCTCCAGTCACCTGCGGTGACCTCTTATCGTCTCTTACACCTctaatggcttctctcatgcaattcttgccttctctaaggtcctcaagggcccagggccatgccgacttgcatctagggttcatctcctGCCTGTTCCTGGCTattccagtgtgatttcaagTGAAATCAATCTATATTTgctacgatccttgggattctagacatgtttcttcatctctatatgggtttctttcgaaaccctaatttcttttctacacctcctagatctgtacagatctaggacgatttgagtttgtttcttgaatgttttacactgtccttgagGTTCTTTATAAGAATcatgtgatttcaagtgtttttcgtCTTCTTCTAAAACCAGGGTTTTTggaacttctttttaaaaccttgTCTAACTGATTCTTTgtatttaaacttctatttcttacaTATTTTGACTAATTCTATGAGTCCACTATATCTTAAATCGTCTAtactgaaagccctaatttttagggttcttcgtttggttctaTGTATTAGCATGACTGATCGGCTCTCGCTTTTAGTTTctgtgatttctcatgactttcttgccttgatatgtttctactgagtttcttagcctaaaCTTACATtgattctatgtgcttgtgtttatcttgactgttcaagacttgcctctttctcattgaatcagtattgtttaacttTCATGTTTGCTAGAGTTGTATGTCGACTCTTGGCTATCCATGTCTTaccttatttatatgctaaacgcTAACTCTTTTCATgactttttctttgattgattctgaatttcctatttcttggtttgatttgaaaactttcctttaaaccttcgattcttGCCTTCCTACTCAATGTGATTGATTTGCTTGCCTAAACTAACTTTCACTTACCTTGTCTGCATGGTTACTTGATTCTTACCaactatctccttaattagaattttctgaacctagccctaattgtttactctATGCCTACTAtgtttgaattatttccttgtttGTTATGCTCCAGTTACACattgttttctttccttatttgctacatgttcttaccgtttgaactaattcccttaattaagggagtacttgtattgattttgctctaattggtttgagttccataattactatacaattgtgattcttgccttattttaccttgTTTCGAACTAATGTATatatatgctctctcattaatatatatatatatgcgctcTCTCATTAACAGTCAGGACACACGAACACATTAGTTCaaactctctcacactcaaaacttttCTGCTCTCTTtctttggttacttgctattattctgagttagccaGCTGCAAGCCAAGACTAATTATTGTGCTCTTATAttcttcactttgtgtttactatctctttactagtatgttctgatttcaattcaagtcccaaaaccaatatgtttcttttactgcttcagtttatcatgtttctaatttgtttctatctatggttcCGTTGTTCAACATGTAATTGACATGTTTACATTACTGCTTCATCTAGAGTGCTAGTCTAACCCTTTTAGGGCATTTCAAGACATGTTCTATTCCCCTGGTAGTCTGTCTCGATGTGACTCTACCCTGTTTTGAATGCTTGTCTACTTGTTATCCAATTTTGATATGCATTTACTTTGCAACTTGATCTGTCACTTTAAATGGCTGATTCTATGATTGTTTCTGAAATTTATACTGTGTTGGTACCACTATCTATTCCCTAATCCTTTAAACCCCTACAAGAACTACTATGCTCCTGTATACTATGTGCTCTATGTGTCCCCGAATCCCATTACCCCTGTTTGTGGTTGCTGAACCTGCCTTGGTTCTATGTTCTTTGATTATGTATGGACTTGTTTTGGGTGCTGTGTTTGGACTATTGCTTATTACTCTTCTCTCTTTTCGAAACTGTCTTATTGAATAACTCCCTCTGTtgtttttacaaaactatttcagaCAAGTCTCTTTTCAAACTGTTTTCCTGCTTAAATCTTtccaaaactatgtcaagcactctcacatctACTCTTTggttttaagttctgcccctctaatgTGTGGCTGCTttgggatccctatgagatccctctaaACTTTGATGTattagagctggcccttccacactgtactactcaactatgattatgaaatctgggtgtgaacACTGtctgggatcccttgaggtccttagggaactttgacacacctggCTTATGTGAAAGGCTGTGAGGCAATTTGGCATTGGAAATTTTGGAAATCAGGGCCTATTTGTAgactccctatagtgtaacttcttatttttcttatctacttatataattcattcgatattggcctgtaataatttgttgtaaatgaatattggggttggttagtgaaaaagggagggtagtcATATATGTTATCATTATCAATGGGTAGAAAATAtgctttaggtttatattttTCTGTATGTGGATTAGAATTCATGTTTAGGACTAATACATGCAAAACatatcatgcattagataccatgctcctaTGTTTCATGCATActgttttcagcatctcattttgaAATCCttattatcacttagaaatcctgtttcTAGGATAAACGACAACATTAAAATAAACTGTTACTTATGCATATTTTGAAATCATGCTGTAACCtgctgtgcatttagaaatcctgctttaggaattctgcatataGACCATTCTGAACCTtatatgtgcatattagatacgaTGTTTAGGATCTCGTTCATactcgctcagtcacacctagttaaactactgatgcatgaaaaaggGTGTAGAACAGTGTCACGACTAATTATCCTATTTAAGTAAAACTGGTAATAATTCTGTACCTTGTAAAAACTTAGAACATCATGCTTTAAGTAAAATATCCCCTACCCTGTTTTAACAGTTCTAGTAATAATTGTGCATTATcccacacctaggcaagccttaggtaatcaacCTCTATAAAACAAGAAATTGTTCTTTGTGTTTACTGCTTAATGGTTAacaggcttaaaatcagtaggcaaactgattagggcccCTGCTTCTAAGTTATAAAATAAAACTGCATATCTTctgtgtcttgatattcacttagacatcatgtatTAGGATCCTCTTTAATAATACTGCCCTTGTTTATGTTTGAGTCGTGTTGTTTACATGCATTATCTGTGGAGGTAAacctgagcctctaattgcttctttCTTGACTTTATTTGCTAAAATCCTATTTGTTCTTTCATGCCGCCTtgtattttctccttttaaaccttaggggatatgtctagaactgcctataggtagaggtcctaatttc contains:
- the LOC138885258 gene encoding uncharacterized protein, whose product is MKFKWNCQEVIIHRDGSNPVYTSQTIPTIGYRRRPGGETYHHIERVNAIEKDKWWSNKIESILAWSGYEPDKGLVKNLQVNVTCIEATQHENSDSDKEDEIPEEIVREVENFENKPKSNLDETEAIQELQPRRSKRDVMSFLGSLNYISHFIAQSIVICEPIFKILRKDASWTEDCQKAFDKIKEYMFIPPVLVPPEPGQPLLLYLSVLDGAFGCALGKHDETGRKEQALYYLSKKFTPYEARFPCTNNIAEYEACILGLNMVVDMNIQELLVIDDSDFLVHQVHADMIIVPPNKLNATSSPWPFTAWGMDFIGLIEPTASNRHSVLESIVTDNVANLNSDLMKAMCETFKIKHKNSTAYIPQMNGAVEPANKKIKKILRKMVENHKQWHEKLPFALLGYRTMIRTSIRATPYMLVYGTEAAIPVGVEIPYLRVIQETELCDAKWTRSHYEQLALIDRKRMNVVCHVQLYQNRMSRAFNKRIKPRRFAPGQLVLKRIFPHQDEAKGKLSPNWQGSYMVHRVLIGGALILAEMDGEI